The region AGTCCGCCTCGACCTGGCGCGGCCGGCCGTTCTTCGGCGTGTAGGTGACCCTGACCCCGCGGCTCGTGTTCTCGACGCCGGTGACGGGCGACTCGAAGTGCACGTTCTGGTTGCCGATGGCCCGCACCAGGTACTTGTAGGTCGTGTCCATGCCGCCCTTGGGCTGGAACATGAGCATCGACTGCTCCCAGTTGATCTCGAACGGGAAGTACTGGCCCACCTTCGAGGCCAGCACCTCGGAGACCGTGCCCGGGCCGGGCAGGGGCGTGCCGTGCTCGTTCCACGCCGAGGGGTAGACCTCGTAGCCGCGGTTGCTGCCGCCGGTGTACGTGCCGTCGGACTTGAGCGAGCCCCAGCTGCGCAGGAAGGTGCGCAGGTTCTCCTTGTCCGCGGCGGTCAGCTTCTGGTCCAGCGCGCCCTGGTCGGCGGCGTGCTGCAGCAGCTCGGAGGTGTACCCGAAGACGTCCGCCTTGGCGGTCCGGTAGCGGACGGGGTTCCCCGGCGTCGCGCCGGACCGCTCGTTGTAGAGGTAGGCGTCGGCGTTCGCGTTCGTGAAGACCTCGTAGGGCACACCGAGCTCGCGGATGTAGTCGAGGGTGACCATCCACTGCGCGATCCGGCCCGCGCCGGCGTTCATGTAGACGCCGTCGGCGAACCGGGCGGTCTGCCGCACGCCGTCGAGGTCGGTCTCGCTGTCCCCGCCGCGGATCGTCAGGGTGCGGCCGCCGGGGCGGTGCCGGGCTTCGAGCACCGTCACCCGGTAGCCGGCCTTCTGCAGCTCGTAGGCGGTCGCGAGGCCCGCCGGGCCCGCCCCGACGACGACGACCTTCTTCGCGGAGCGGCCCGTCAGCGAGAAGTCGCTGCCCCGCGGGGGCACCCAGGACTCGGCTCGTGGCTGGG is a window of Promicromonospora sukumoe DNA encoding:
- a CDS encoding flavin monoamine oxidase family protein, which produces MVTEKSTSGVSRRNFLQAVGAGSSAGVMFATMGAMGLAPTAAAQPRAESWVPPRGSDFSLTGRSAKKVVVVGAGPAGLATAYELQKAGYRVTVLEARHRPGGRTLTIRGGDSETDLDGVRQTARFADGVYMNAGAGRIAQWMVTLDYIRELGVPYEVFTNANADAYLYNERSGATPGNPVRYRTAKADVFGYTSELLQHAADQGALDQKLTAADKENLRTFLRSWGSLKSDGTYTGGSNRGYEVYPSAWNEHGTPLPGPGTVSEVLASKVGQYFPFEINWEQSMLMFQPKGGMDTTYKYLVRAIGNQNVHFESPVTGVENTSRGVRVTYTPKNGRPRQVEADFAVVAAPAGLMRRWDTNWGPAVDAALGEFSVGSPAGKIGLQYRSRFWEDDHRIFGGITETDMDLAHVWYPSYGYGERKGLVVGYYNTGTNARTYADLAPKQRELRAVEQGVKIHGEKYRTELESSFSIAWHKVPYIEGAWAYPNTSSAGFRLLQEGAGNVYFAGDWMSEVSAWQHGAFWSARYAVQALHQRVMSS